Proteins from one Corvus cornix cornix isolate S_Up_H32 chromosome 19, ASM73873v5, whole genome shotgun sequence genomic window:
- the GEMIN4 gene encoding gem-associated protein 4: MEPAERGAAAGPGPGPGPGCAAGPWAVGEETAILHGGFLLAARLLQPRPLRELRKADWPRAGVPITDALREIGERCPSPLGHGLWEKEAVAIVWAKILLPAPPAASLEWGWKDDGFFSVGAMIPDVNHTALFELVKALGVPRLFVQLLLALPPDVCRGQLENLVEYISSETSPSDVRFLLDVWWEVMKHQEGQEDATVSAFSALIHQHGAEPSLEDGLQPPKRFKGDPGNPPGATGLPMLLLEGLKQIRGSIAQPRLRCYALANLAELLCLSSGLGPGASPLPITEYLAKVSAVVSLWGSDTDSQYHPCGLAEKVREAERSVSLLPLTRLSREELFVGLDLLCSFLQAWGEELQDTLKGSEELCYESYRLLDTLTTLGKNLDFLSETGDLGEGEAQVVLELTQLTKDFLRDTSAVLKGLDTSLESSVAMAIIAQRLDRHVDVCSVFASEKTWAFSKAWVECLVKNKALFQNPELVLKLLEMLVNFSTSHHDKEARELQMEVTKAIVECYTELSLTDKNQVISGVLASWGGQGLSQNLQVVRDGFQEDLNVTFNQITKSVSDEGLTRAVASVARLTLLYPEATVKQVCHLAVVNLGAHQFLAQILCSFSALSFLESHEDPGRPRSLVVRCLEEAVWGKLSTAREEEQFLQFLAFLMQPGSATPLVSPAEVAKAFVLPYLKSDSPQIELSLQILSKVLGIPSCSEEHWIKSCHPFPLLLSLCKLLDGYTKHWHQPKEQLFPSLETKDLILNILCQLCELVGPETVPSPELWVQSLAWLHRKVAPLDWTVGLRLKKLYGDHFKNEVPATLFEICRLPEDEWTSQSLPAYGPGSGLLAWMECCCVSLALRDTMLALLTVNVDNPEEVNLFSKGFLVALIQVLPWCSHGEWKRLVPVVEQLLQRQMLHVPYTLEYVQHMPLLNLRPFACHLQLSVLFLRGFQLLCSSSCSSWLPPEAWLHVVQLYCASLTDLLASVKATARAPSHPAEDGAGTQEVSFVCIQMFCHLLHVAAMLPAGGCGEPLLVVALEVLSQYEASSSADAAPCAALRRANERHFLESITDNVGHEELRSTLLQKLSKLGAHSER, translated from the coding sequence ATGGAGCCGGCGGagcgcggggcggccgcggggccggggccggggccggggccgggctgtgccgcGGGGCCGTGGGCCGTGGGCGAGGAGACGGCGATCCTGCACGGCGGCTTCCTGCTGGCCGCCCGCCTGCTGCAGCCGCGGCCGCTGCGGGAGCTGCGCAAAGCCGACTGGCCCCGCGCGGGCGTGCCCATCACCGACGCGCTGCGCGAGATCGGCGAGCGCTGCCCCTCGCCGCTGGGCCACGGCCTCTGGGAGAAGGAGGCCGTGGCCATCGTCTGGGCGAAAATCTTGCTGCCCGCCCCACCCGCCGCCTCGCTGGAATGGGGCTGGAAGGATGACGGGTTCTTCTCCGTGGGCGCGATGATCCCCGATGTCAACCACACCGCCCTCTTCGAGCTGGTCAAGGCGCTGGGAGTGCCGCGGCTCTTcgtgcagctgctgctggcgcTGCCTCCAGATGTGTGCCGGGGACAGCTGGAGAACTTGGTGGAGTACATCTCCAGCGAGACATCCCCGTCGGACGTCAGGTTCTTGTTGGACGTGTGGTGGGAGGTGATGAAGCaccaggagggacaggaggatGCGACGGTGTCTGCGTTCAGTGCTCTCATACATCAGCACGGGGCTGAGCCCTCCCTGGAGGATGGTCTGCAGCCCCCGAAGAGGTTCAAGGGTGACCCTGGGAACCCCCCAGGTGCCACTGGGCTGCcgatgctgctgctggaggggttAAAGCAGATCCGAGGCAGCATCGCCCAGCCCCGCTTGAGGTGCTATGCCCTGGCCAActtggctgagctgctgtgcctgtccTCTGGGCTGGGGCCAGGGGCCAGCCCCCTGCCCATCACAGAGTACCTGGCCAAGGTCAGTGCCGTGGTCAGCCTCTGGGGCAGTGACACTGACAGCCAGTACCACCCCTGCGGGCTGGCAGAGAAGGtgagggaagcagagagaagcGTGAGCCTCCTGCCCCTTACCAGACTCTCTCGTGAGGAGCTCTTTGTTGGCTTGGACTTGCTCTGCAGCTTCTTACAGgcctggggagaggagctgcaggacacTCTGAAGGGCTCTGAGGAGCTGTGTTACGAGAGCTACCGGCTCCTGGACACTCTGACCACCCTTGGGAAGAACCTGGATTTCCTCTCAGAGACCGGAGACCTGGGGGAGGGCGAAGCACAGGTAGTGTTAGAGCTGACACAGCTCACCAAGGACTTTCTCAGGGACACCAGTGCTGTCCTGAAGGGTTTGGACACCAGCCTCGAGTCTTCAGTTGCCATGGCAATCATTGCCCAAAGGCTGGACCGCCATGTGGACGTGTGCTCTGTTTTTGCATCTGAAAAGACCTGGGCTTTTTCAAAGGCCTGGGTCGAGTGCCTCGTGAAAAACAAAGCTCTGTTCCAGAACCCTGAGCTAGTTTTGAAactgctggagatgctggtgAATTTTTCCACGTCCCACCATGACAAGGAGGCCCGAGAGCTGCAGATGGAAGTGACCAAAGCCATCGTGGAGTGTTACACTGAGCTTTCTTTAACTGATAAAAACCAAGTGATCTCAGGTGTCCTGGCGTCCTGGGGTGGCCAAGGTCTGTCCCAGAACTTGCAGGTTGTCAGGGATGGGTTCCAGGAGGACCTGAATGTGACTTTCAACCAGATCACAAAGAGTGTGTCTGATGAGGGCCTGACCAGGGCTGTGGCTTCTGTGGCCAGGCTGACGCTGCTGTACCCCGAGGCCACAGTGAAGCAGGTTTGTCATCTTGCTGTGGTCAACCTCGGAGCACACCAGTTCCTCGCCCAAATCCTCTGCTCCTTCTCAGCACTGAGCTTCCTGGAGAGCCATGAGGATCCAGGCAGGCCACGCAGCCTGGTGGTGAGGTGTCTGGAGGAGGCAGTGTGGGGGAAGCTTTCCACGGCGAGGGAAGAGGAGCAATTCCTTCAGTTCCTGGCCTTTCTCATGCAGCCAGGCTCAGCCACCCCACTTGTGTCACCTGCAGAGGTGGCCAAAGCCTTTGTCCTTCCCTATTTGAAGTCAGACTCTCCTCAGATTGAGCTGAGCCTGCAGATCCTCAGTAAGGTTTTGGGAATACCGTCCTGTTCAGAAGAGCACTGGATCAAATCCTGCCACCCGTTCCCACTTCTCCTCAGCCTCTGCAAACTTCTGGATGGTTACACCAAACACTGGCATCAGCCTaaggagcagctcttcccttccctggagaCCAAAGACCTGATTCTGAACATCCTTTGCCAGCTGTGCGAGCTGGTGGGACCAGAGACCGTCCCCTCCCCGGAGCTGTGGGTGCAGTCGCTGGCCTGGCTCCACAGGAAGGTGGCACCACTGGACTGGACTGTCGGGCTCCGTCTGAAGAAGCTTTACGGGGACCACTTCAAGAACGAGGTCCCGGCGACACTGTTTGAGATCTGCAGGCTTCCTGAGGACGAATGGACATCCCAGTCCTTGCCAGCCTACGGGCCGGGCAGCGGGCTGCTGGCGTGGATGGAGTGCTGCTGCGTGTCCCTAGCGCTCAGGGACACGATGCTGGCGCTGCTCACCGTCAACGTGGACAACCCTGAAGAAGTGAATCTCTTCAGCAAGGGCTTCCTGGTGGCCCTCATCCAGGTGCTGCCTTGGTGCAGCCACGGCGAGTGGAAGAGGCTCGTGCCCGtggtggagcagctgctgcagcgGCAGATGCTGCACGTGCCCTACACGCTGGAGTACGTGCAGCACATGCCCCTGCTCAACCTCCGCCCCTTCGCctgccacctccagctctcCGTGCTTTTCCTGCGGggcttccagctcctctgcagctccagctgctcctcctggctgCCGCCAGAGGCCTGGCTCCACGTGGTGCAGCTGTACTGCGCCAGCCTGACCGACTTGCTGGCCTCCGTCAAGGCCACGGCGAGAGCCCCGTCTCACCCCGCCGAGGACGGCGCCGGCACGCAGGAGGTGTCCTTTGTGTGCATCCAGATGTTCTGTCACCTGCTGCACGTGGCTGCCATGCTGccggccgggggctgcggggagcCGCTGCTGGTGGTGGCCCTGGAGGTGCTGTCGCAGTACGAGGCGTCCAGCAGCGCCGACGCGGCTCCCTGCGCCGCGCTGCGCAGAGCCAACGAGAGGCACTTCCTGGAGTCCATCACGGACAACGTGGGGCACGAGGAGCTGCGCAGCACCCTCCTGCAGAAGCTCAGCAAGCTGGGAGCGCACTCGGAGCGCTGA
- the MRM3 gene encoding rRNA methyltransferase 3, mitochondrial, producing the protein MAALGRAWRALLRPRGARGDAGGRRGVRALRRSPVRVLQPQSARERPQSPPERSEPQPPPLPAVERCAAAPGLWYEKAAPGDRRMGKVVTIAKSKKFRDNHGKILLEGHRLIKDALEAGAVPQTLFFSTVGHLKLLPEAEIKQASLVKVKFEDIKTWSDLVTPQGLLGIFSKPDPAKMSYPAAQLNNSLPLLLICDNIRDPGNLGTILRSAAGAGCEKVLLTKGCVDLWEPKVLRAGMGAHFRVPVIANLDWESVATNLPDGIQVCVADNNDPDVPARTTSVPRGAGSAPDSPKAPVKSSPKAAPEHEDEEGAAGIPELAAQHYYEDWAQTPVAVVIGGETHGLSPAALRLAASTGGRRLVIPVVPGVDSLNSAIAAGIVLFEGKRQLLWRHKQEDDRQKLPVSG; encoded by the exons ATGGCGGCGCTGGGCCGCGCGTGGCGGGCGCTGCTGAGGCcccgcggggcgcggggggacgcgggcgggcggcgcggggtGCGGGCGCTGCGGCGGAGCCCCGTGCGGGTGCTGCAGCCGCAGAGCGCCCGGGAGCGCCCGCAGAGCCCCCCGGAGCGCTCGGAGCCGCAGCCGCCGCCTCTGCCCGCCGTGGAGCGCTGCGCGGCCGCGCCGGGGCTGTGGTACGAGAAGGCGGCGCCCGGGGACCGCAGGATGGG aaaagTGGTGACTATTGCCAAGTCAAAGAAGTTTCGGGATAATCACGGGAAGATTCTGCTGGAGGGGCACAGGCTGATCAAGGATGCActggaggcaggagctgtgccacaAACGCTCTTCTTCAGCACTGTGGGGCACCTGAAGCTGCTGCCTGAGGCAGAGATAAAACAAGCCAGCTTGGTTAAGGTGAAATTTGAAGACATTAAGACCTGGTCTGACCTCGTGACTCCTCAGGGGCTTCTAG GCATCTTTTCCAAGCCTGACCCTGCCAAGATGTCCTaccctgcagctcagctcaaCAACTCCCTGCCACTGCTCCTCATCTGCGACAACATCCGAGATCCGGGAAACCTGGGGACTATTCTGagatctgcagcaggagcaggctgcGAGAAAGTGCTGCTCACCAAAG GCTGTGTGGATCTGTGGGAGCCAAAGGTGCTCCGTGCAGGAATGGGGGCTCACTTCCGTGTGCCCGTCATTGCCAACCTGGACTGGGAATCTGTTGCCACCAACCTTCCTGATGGCATCCAGGTCTGCGTGGCCGACAACAACGACCCGGATGTCCCGGCCAGGACCACATCCGTGCCGAGAGGAGCTGGGTCTGCTCCTGACAGCCCAAAAGCTCCTGTGAAATCCAGCCCCAAGGCTGCTCCTGAGCACGAGGATgaagagggagcagcaggaatcccagagctggctgcacaGCATTACTACGAGGACTGGGCACAGACTCCAGTGGCTGTGGTGATCGGAGGGGAGACCCACGGCCTGAGTCCGGCCGCACTTCGGCTGGCAGCCAGCACGGGCGGGAGGAGACTGGTCATTCCCGTGGTGCCAGGCGTGGACAGCTTGAACTCTGCTATTGCTGCCGGCATCGTGCTGTTCGAGGGcaagaggcagctgctgtggaggcacaAGCAGGAGGATGACAGGCAGAAGCTGCCTGTGTCAGGCTGA
- the TLCD3A gene encoding TLC domain-containing protein 3A: MWRTLALASAFFPGLFILCIRLLRWAAPGWSLKDRILLSGRLVSTVQATMATVSGITVVLSCKNVVHDRHWLAVEYIWVLVPYMTYDIYVMYLCHWHKSQEKGILEKKHSLASVWSFLLQERLMVTHHLFILIVLTPITQHFRGELGDFFVGCIFTAELSTPFVSLGKILMQLKMQDTLLHKVNGILILVTFFLCRILLFPFMYAAYARQVGIPVYLVPFRIPLHCNIANASLIAPQLYWFRLICRKAARLYGGSPAHRSR; encoded by the exons ATGTGGCGGACGCTGGCCCTCGCCTCCGCCTTCTTCCCGGGGCTCTTCATCCTCTGCATCCGGTTGTTGCGCTGGGCCGCCCCGGGATGGAGCCTCAAGGACCGCATCCTCCTCAGCGGCAG GCTGGTGTCAACGGTCCAAGCCACGATGGCAACGGTGTCGGGGATCACAGTTGTCCTCAGCTGCAAGAACGTGGTGCATGACAG gcaCTGGCTGGCCGTGGAGTACATCTGGGTCCTGGTTCCCTACATGACCTACGACATCTATGTCATGTACCTCTGCCACTGGCACAAGAGCCAGGAGAAGGGCATCCTGGAGAAGAAGCACTCGCTGGCCAGTGTGTGGAGCTTCCTCCTGCAGGAGCGGCTGATGGTGACCCACCACCTCTTCATCCTCATCGTGCTCACCCCCATCACCCAG CACTTCAGGGGAGAGTTGGGGGACTTCTTTGTGGGCTGCAtcttcacagcagagctgagcacgCCTTTCGTATCACTGGGCAAAATCCTCATGCAG ctcaAAATGCAGGACACGCTGCTGCACAAGGTGAACGGGATCCTCATCCTGGTGACCTTCTTCCTGTGCCgcatcctcctcttccccttcatGTACGCGGCCTACGCCCGCCAGGTGGGGATCCCGGTGTACCTGGTGCCGTTCCGCATCCCCCTGCACTGCAACATCGCCAACGCCTCCCTCATCGCCCCCCAGCTCTACTGGTTCAGGCTCATCTGCCGCAAGGCCGCCCGCCTCTACGGCGGCTCTCCCGCCCACCGCAGCAGATAA
- the GLOD4 gene encoding glyoxalase domain-containing protein 4 isoform X1 has product MASRRALHFVFKVGDRARTARFYRELLGMRVLRHEEFEEGCKASCNGPYDGKWSKTMVGYGPEDNHFVAELTYNYGIGEYRLGNDFLGITLVSSQAVSNARKMGWPLKEVTSGVFEAEAPGGYKFYLEDKEQLKQDPVWKVTLGVSDLQKSVSYWSGLLGMKVYEKDEEKQRALLGYADNQCKLELKAGRGAVDHGTAFGRIAFSCAKDELPSIEALMKKENQKILTPLVSLDTPGKATVQVVILADPDGHEICFVGDEAFRELSKVDPNGDKLLDDAMAADNSDKWFAEHNMKKVSA; this is encoded by the exons ATGGCTTCCCGCAGGGCGCTGCACTTCGTGTTCAAAGTGGGCGACCGGGCCCGCACCGCGCGGTTCTACCGGGAGCTGCTGGGCATGAGG GTGCTGAGGCACGAGGAGTTCGAGGAGGGCTGCAAGGCCAGCTGCAACGG CCCTTACGATGGAAAATGGAGCAAGACCATGGTGGGCTACGGACCAGAGGACAACCACTTTGTTGCAGAGCTGACTTACAATTATGGCATTGGAGAATATCGCCTGGGCAATGACTTCCTG GGCATTActctggtgtccagccaggCTGTGAGCAATGCCAGGAAGATGGGGTGGCCCCTCAAAGAAGTCACCTCTGGTGTCTTTGAAGCTGAAGCCCCAGGAGGGTACAAGTTCTACCTGGAAGACAAGGAACAGCTCAAGCAAG ATCCTGTGTGGAAGGTGACCCTGGGTGTCTCAGACCTGCAGAAGTCTGTGAGCTACTGGTCTGGTTTGCTTGGGATGAAAGTATATGAGAAGGATGAGGAGAAACAAAGGGCTTTGCTGGGCTACGCTGATAACCAG TGCAAGCTGGAGCTGAAGGCTGGCAGAGGGGCCGTGGATCACGGGACAGCGTTCGGGCGCATCGCCTTCTCCTGCGCCAAGGACGAG cTGCCAAGCATCGAAGCCCTGATGAAAAAGGAGAATCAGAAAATTCTGACGCCTCTGGTGAGCTTGGACACGCCTGGCAAAGCCACGGTGCAAGTGGTTATTCTGGCTGATCCT GATGGCCATGAAATCTGTTTTGTGGGAGATGAAGCGTTCAGAGAGCTGTCCAAGGTGGACCCTAATGGTGACAAGCTGTTGGATGAT GCCATGGCTGCAGACAACAGTGACAAGTGGTTTGCTGAACACAACATGAAGAAGGTTTCAGCTTAG
- the GLOD4 gene encoding glyoxalase domain-containing protein 4 isoform X2, with product MVGYGPEDNHFVAELTYNYGIGEYRLGNDFLGITLVSSQAVSNARKMGWPLKEVTSGVFEAEAPGGYKFYLEDKEQLKQDPVWKVTLGVSDLQKSVSYWSGLLGMKVYEKDEEKQRALLGYADNQCKLELKAGRGAVDHGTAFGRIAFSCAKDELPSIEALMKKENQKILTPLVSLDTPGKATVQVVILADPDGHEICFVGDEAFRELSKVDPNGDKLLDDAMAADNSDKWFAEHNMKKVSA from the exons ATGGTGGGCTACGGACCAGAGGACAACCACTTTGTTGCAGAGCTGACTTACAATTATGGCATTGGAGAATATCGCCTGGGCAATGACTTCCTG GGCATTActctggtgtccagccaggCTGTGAGCAATGCCAGGAAGATGGGGTGGCCCCTCAAAGAAGTCACCTCTGGTGTCTTTGAAGCTGAAGCCCCAGGAGGGTACAAGTTCTACCTGGAAGACAAGGAACAGCTCAAGCAAG ATCCTGTGTGGAAGGTGACCCTGGGTGTCTCAGACCTGCAGAAGTCTGTGAGCTACTGGTCTGGTTTGCTTGGGATGAAAGTATATGAGAAGGATGAGGAGAAACAAAGGGCTTTGCTGGGCTACGCTGATAACCAG TGCAAGCTGGAGCTGAAGGCTGGCAGAGGGGCCGTGGATCACGGGACAGCGTTCGGGCGCATCGCCTTCTCCTGCGCCAAGGACGAG cTGCCAAGCATCGAAGCCCTGATGAAAAAGGAGAATCAGAAAATTCTGACGCCTCTGGTGAGCTTGGACACGCCTGGCAAAGCCACGGTGCAAGTGGTTATTCTGGCTGATCCT GATGGCCATGAAATCTGTTTTGTGGGAGATGAAGCGTTCAGAGAGCTGTCCAAGGTGGACCCTAATGGTGACAAGCTGTTGGATGAT GCCATGGCTGCAGACAACAGTGACAAGTGGTTTGCTGAACACAACATGAAGAAGGTTTCAGCTTAG